One genomic segment of Deinococcus sp. LM3 includes these proteins:
- a CDS encoding ROK family protein, which yields MRPSRSRTSDWPSPVLRRGARRVRHDHKFRALHGQDARAALLARLRGTPLQDTPILFGNDADLFALGEWWAGAGEQLDTIGVTLGTGIGSGFIRAGTGPDRWPRRAARGELWNTPFRGATVEDAVSGAALTRLTHRHLGVALDARQLAALDASQSGPVWTAFGQTLGDVLAPGCRRSGRNGWCWRKHQPGLRAVQRFPAVTAAARHPGAAEPAFRERRPAGRGLPARP from the coding sequence GTGAGGCCGTCACGGTCACGCACCTCGGACTGGCCGTCCCCGGTCCTTCGACGCGGCGCGCGGCGTGTCCGGCATGACCACAAGTTCCGGGCGCTGCACGGCCAGGACGCCCGCGCCGCCCTCTTGGCCCGGCTGCGCGGCACGCCCCTGCAGGACACCCCCATCCTGTTCGGGAACGACGCGGACCTGTTCGCCCTCGGGGAATGGTGGGCCGGTGCGGGCGAACAGCTCGACACCATCGGCGTGACCCTCGGGACCGGCATCGGCTCGGGCTTCATCCGCGCCGGAACAGGTCCAGACCGGTGGCCCCGGCGTGCCGCCCGCGGGGAACTGTGGAACACCCCGTTCCGCGGCGCCACCGTCGAGGACGCCGTGAGCGGCGCCGCCCTGACCCGCCTGACCCACCGGCACCTGGGCGTGGCGCTGGACGCCCGGCAGCTGGCCGCACTGGACGCCAGTCAGTCCGGGCCGGTCTGGACGGCGTTCGGACAGACGCTCGGGGACGTCCTGGCCCCTGGGTGCAGGCGTTCGGGCCGCAACGGGTGGTGCTGGCGGAAACATCAGCCGGGCCTCCGGGCAGTTCAGCGATTCCCTGCAGTCACGGCTGCCGCCCGGCACCCAGGTGCGGCAGAGCCAGCATTTCGAGAACGCCGCCCTGCTGGGCGCGGCCTTCCTGCGCGGCCCTGA
- a CDS encoding MOFRL family protein, whose translation MTPDSLLRAGHLGLDPREFLRRHDSHTFFEALGDTLHTGLTGHNLNDFRAVALT comes from the coding sequence CTGACCCCGGACAGCCTGCTCCGCGCCGGACACCTGGGACTCGACCCGCGCGAGTTCCTGCGCCGCCACGACTCTCACACCTTCTTCGAGGCGCTCGGGGACACCCTGCACACCGGCCTGACCGGCCATAACCTCAACGACTTCCGCGCGGTCGCCCTGACCTGA